One part of the Nitrospira defluvii genome encodes these proteins:
- a CDS encoding tetratricopeptide repeat protein, translating to MNREERRREEKLHGKQAKHAVGESTFLRDAQLHHQAGRLDEAERGYRLLLDRRPSNPDALHGLGLLLYRRGHLKEALSRLAEARAADSRNPVYCFNHGVVLQRAGLLDEALEAYGRAIQLNPRYIEARTNLGNAYKDLRRLPEAQATYEEVLRLNPEHVEAHNNLGVVLKEQGRLEEAAGAYRRAIALKPNHAEAHNNLGLVLLEQGQTDEAIRSFERALQAHPGYGTALYNLGIAWIWREEMPRALRCFAETAQAKHAHGRPVTDTSVFRSRLKHDAEQVAYLLERGLLGDTWRGYHEALIHVLAQIEAAPGATPGNRVLVSPADLQPIAPSFNQLLYLAPCDTMPEGALASDLDSAAIEARYLGTQPEVTTIDGLLSEEALRRLREFCWTSTIWKKDYENGYIGAFLGDGFASPLLLQIAEELRRRLPRIFGRHRLTQAWAFKHDSARRGLNIHADAAAVNVNFWITPDEANLDPESGGLVVWDKEAPRDWDFKTYNSDSARGRIYDWLKEQGAREITIPYRANRAVLFNSDLFHETDDIAFKEGFTNRRINITLLYGHRHRP from the coding sequence ATGAACCGTGAAGAGCGGCGCCGCGAAGAAAAATTGCACGGCAAGCAGGCCAAACACGCAGTTGGTGAGTCGACGTTCCTGCGTGACGCCCAACTGCATCACCAGGCCGGCCGGTTGGATGAAGCGGAACGCGGCTATCGCCTCCTGCTGGACCGGCGCCCGTCGAATCCTGATGCCCTTCACGGCTTGGGTCTCCTCCTGTACCGGCGGGGCCACCTCAAAGAAGCGCTGTCCCGGCTTGCCGAGGCCCGCGCCGCCGACTCCCGCAATCCGGTCTATTGTTTCAATCACGGCGTCGTCTTGCAGCGGGCCGGGCTGTTAGACGAGGCGCTCGAAGCGTACGGCCGAGCCATCCAACTCAATCCGCGCTACATCGAAGCTCGCACGAATCTCGGCAACGCCTACAAAGATTTGCGTCGATTGCCTGAAGCGCAGGCCACCTATGAAGAGGTGCTTCGGCTCAATCCCGAACATGTAGAGGCGCACAACAATCTCGGGGTGGTGTTGAAAGAACAGGGCCGCCTAGAGGAAGCAGCCGGGGCCTACCGGCGAGCCATCGCGTTGAAGCCGAATCATGCCGAGGCACACAACAATCTCGGGCTGGTGCTGTTGGAACAGGGGCAGACCGACGAGGCCATCCGCAGTTTTGAACGGGCCCTGCAGGCCCATCCCGGCTATGGCACGGCACTCTATAACCTGGGGATCGCCTGGATCTGGCGGGAGGAGATGCCGCGGGCGTTGCGCTGTTTTGCCGAAACGGCCCAGGCAAAACATGCGCATGGGCGACCGGTCACCGACACCTCGGTCTTCCGTTCCCGGCTCAAGCATGACGCCGAGCAGGTCGCCTATCTTCTTGAGCGTGGCCTTCTGGGAGACACCTGGCGTGGGTACCATGAGGCGCTCATTCATGTGCTGGCGCAGATTGAGGCGGCGCCCGGTGCGACCCCTGGAAACCGGGTCCTGGTCTCCCCTGCCGATCTCCAGCCGATCGCACCTTCATTCAACCAGCTGTTGTACCTCGCGCCTTGTGACACGATGCCGGAAGGCGCGTTGGCGTCCGATCTGGACAGTGCCGCGATCGAGGCGCGGTATCTGGGGACCCAGCCGGAAGTCACGACGATCGACGGACTCTTGTCGGAGGAGGCGCTGCGTAGACTGCGGGAGTTTTGCTGGACGTCGACGATTTGGAAGAAGGATTACGAGAACGGCTACATCGGGGCCTTTCTGGGTGACGGGTTTGCCTCTCCCCTGCTCCTGCAAATTGCGGAGGAACTCCGCCGGCGGCTCCCGCGCATTTTCGGCAGGCACCGCCTCACGCAGGCCTGGGCCTTCAAACACGACAGCGCCAGGCGCGGCCTGAATATCCATGCCGATGCGGCGGCCGTGAACGTCAACTTCTGGATCACCCCCGACGAGGCGAATCTCGATCCGGAGAGCGGTGGTCTGGTGGTCTGGGACAAAGAAGCGCCGAGGGACTGGGACTTCAAAACGTACAACAGCGACAGCGCCCGCGGCAGGATCTATGACTGGCTAAAGGAGCAGGGTGCTCGCGAGATCACGATCCCCTACCGGGCGAACCGGGCGGTGCTGTTCAACTCAGACCTGTTTCACGAAACCGACGACATCGCCTTTAAGGAAGGATTCACCAACCGGCGGATCAACATCACGCTGCTGTACGGGCATCGGCATCGCCCCTGA
- a CDS encoding succinate dehydrogenase/fumarate reductase iron-sulfur subunit has protein sequence MRLTFTIQRFNPETDQHPHQEEYRLDIGRGLTVLEALIRIKNELDGRLALRYSCRSAICGSCAMHINGTEKLACRTSVRKELERHGKITIQPLPNLPLIKDLVVDMAPFWEKIRAVTPWLTPITHPTKRYGPSGQLRLLPETYQFHNVDACIMCGACVAACTSHEVSKGFLGPAALAKAARFVADPREPADAKQVRLSALQEADGIWDCTRCNMCVQVCPKDVQPMEAIIRLRRSSIRHGLTDAEGARHITGFVDLVRQEGRLNEALMPLKVVGTNLQRILHVLPLGVRMFFKGKVPLPFGHTIPGIEQVRAIFSAARRRAGHG, from the coding sequence ATGCGCCTGACCTTCACCATCCAACGCTTTAATCCCGAAACAGACCAGCACCCACACCAGGAAGAGTATCGCCTCGACATCGGGCGGGGCCTGACCGTGCTCGAAGCGCTGATCCGCATCAAGAACGAATTGGACGGCCGCTTGGCGCTGCGCTATTCCTGCCGCTCCGCCATTTGCGGCTCCTGCGCCATGCACATCAACGGCACAGAGAAACTCGCCTGCCGCACCTCCGTCCGCAAAGAATTGGAGCGGCACGGCAAGATTACGATTCAGCCCTTGCCGAACCTTCCACTCATCAAAGACCTGGTCGTCGATATGGCGCCCTTCTGGGAGAAGATCCGGGCGGTCACGCCTTGGCTGACGCCGATCACCCATCCCACGAAGCGCTACGGACCATCGGGGCAATTGCGGCTGCTGCCGGAGACCTACCAGTTTCACAACGTGGATGCCTGCATCATGTGCGGCGCCTGCGTGGCCGCCTGCACCTCGCATGAAGTGTCGAAGGGATTTCTCGGCCCGGCCGCGCTCGCGAAGGCGGCACGATTTGTCGCGGACCCGCGCGAACCGGCCGATGCCAAACAAGTGCGGCTCTCGGCGTTGCAGGAGGCCGACGGCATCTGGGATTGCACACGCTGCAACATGTGCGTGCAAGTCTGCCCCAAGGATGTGCAACCGATGGAAGCCATTATCCGCTTGCGCCGCTCTTCCATCCGGCACGGCTTGACCGATGCGGAGGGCGCCCGTCATATCACCGGCTTCGTCGATCTCGTCCGGCAGGAAGGGCGGTTGAACGAAGCGCTCATGCCGCTCAAAGTGGTCGGCACGAATCTGCAACGGATCCTGCACGTCCTCCCCTTGGGTGTGCGTATGTTTTTCAAGGGCAAGGTGCCGCTGCCGTTCGGCCATACCATTCCAGGGATCGAGCAGGTCCGGGCGATCTTCTCCGCCGCGCGCCGCCGCGCCGGTCACGGCTGA
- a CDS encoding RtcB family protein encodes MKLNTDMLVNRIDDYLWEIPSSEKAGMLVPARIYASPAILGGMDRGVFDQVTNVACLPGIHRYALCMPDGHWGYGFPIGGVAAFDPEDGVISPGGVGYDINCGMRLIRTDLTLAEVQPKLELLMTELFRRVPAGVGSRGFVNLNRREFRDVMRKGASWCIANGYGWAEDLDRIEERGCLEGADPTHVTDYAIERGINQLGTLGSGNHYLEVQVLSDKGIFDRETAAAMGLTGRDQVVVMVHCGSRGFGHQVASDYLKVFEKAMRRYGISVKDQQLACAPFRSPEGQEYFGAMNCAANTAFANRQVITHQIRDAFAAVFDSTPHALGMHLIYDVAHNIAKVERYQDGQWLVHRKGATRAFGPGSPELPACYRHIGQPVICGGSMETGSYLLVGTDRAMHDTFGSTMHGSGRTMSRAQAKRTVRGEQLLRDMKQHGILVKAVSMSGLAEEAGLAYKNISDVVETVDHAGITKKVAELKPIGNIKG; translated from the coding sequence ATGAAACTCAACACCGACATGCTGGTCAACCGCATCGACGACTACCTGTGGGAAATTCCGTCATCTGAAAAGGCAGGCATGCTGGTCCCCGCGAGAATTTATGCCAGTCCGGCCATTCTCGGCGGCATGGATCGCGGAGTCTTCGATCAGGTCACCAACGTCGCCTGCCTGCCCGGCATTCACCGCTATGCGCTCTGTATGCCCGACGGCCATTGGGGTTACGGCTTTCCCATCGGCGGGGTCGCGGCCTTCGATCCCGAAGACGGGGTGATCTCTCCAGGCGGGGTCGGCTATGACATCAACTGCGGCATGCGGTTGATCCGCACCGACCTGACCTTGGCTGAAGTCCAGCCCAAACTTGAACTGTTGATGACGGAATTGTTTCGCCGCGTACCGGCCGGTGTCGGCTCACGCGGGTTCGTCAATCTCAACCGGCGCGAGTTTCGGGACGTCATGCGCAAAGGCGCCAGCTGGTGCATCGCCAACGGCTACGGTTGGGCAGAAGACCTGGATCGAATCGAAGAGCGGGGATGCCTGGAAGGGGCCGACCCGACACACGTCACGGATTACGCCATTGAACGCGGCATCAACCAACTGGGGACCTTAGGATCGGGCAATCACTACTTAGAGGTGCAGGTCCTGTCGGACAAGGGCATCTTCGATCGGGAGACGGCCGCGGCGATGGGCTTGACCGGTCGCGATCAAGTCGTGGTGATGGTCCATTGCGGCTCGCGCGGCTTCGGACATCAAGTGGCCAGCGACTATCTCAAAGTCTTTGAAAAGGCGATGCGCCGCTATGGGATCTCCGTCAAGGATCAGCAGCTCGCCTGTGCGCCTTTTCGTTCTCCGGAAGGACAGGAGTATTTCGGGGCCATGAACTGTGCCGCCAACACGGCATTCGCCAACCGCCAGGTCATCACGCATCAAATCCGCGATGCCTTCGCCGCCGTCTTCGACTCAACTCCGCATGCGCTCGGCATGCACCTGATCTACGATGTGGCGCACAACATTGCCAAGGTGGAGCGGTACCAAGACGGACAGTGGTTGGTGCATCGCAAGGGGGCCACGAGGGCGTTCGGCCCCGGCAGTCCCGAGCTGCCGGCCTGCTATCGCCACATCGGCCAACCGGTCATCTGCGGCGGCTCCATGGAGACCGGCTCCTACCTCTTGGTCGGCACCGATCGCGCCATGCACGACACCTTCGGTTCGACGATGCATGGGTCCGGCCGCACCATGTCGCGCGCACAAGCCAAACGCACGGTGCGCGGCGAACAACTGCTCCGCGACATGAAACAACACGGCATTCTGGTGAAGGCCGTGTCCATGTCTGGTCTCGCCGAAGAAGCCGGGTTGGCCTACAAGAATATTTCCGACGTGGTCGAAACAGTGGACCACGCGGGAATCACAAAAAAGGTGGCGGAACTGAAACCAATCGGCAATATAAAGGGCTAG
- a CDS encoding PilZ domain-containing protein, whose amino-acid sequence MDQRRHQRVSVRFHSSFSSVNRVEGEGHVVDLSLRGCGILTQAAVHPGTTLTVRMHQSPDEAALTVQQAVVRWCRNGRIGLEFVTLQPDDWVRLQAIVKDLTRQPYERTDES is encoded by the coding sequence ATGGACCAACGCCGACATCAGCGGGTTTCCGTCCGTTTCCACAGCTCCTTCTCGTCGGTGAACCGAGTGGAGGGGGAGGGCCACGTCGTTGATCTGTCTTTGCGCGGCTGCGGCATCCTGACGCAAGCGGCGGTCCATCCCGGCACCACCCTCACCGTACGCATGCATCAGTCGCCTGACGAGGCGGCATTGACGGTCCAGCAAGCCGTGGTACGTTGGTGCCGCAATGGACGCATCGGGCTCGAATTCGTGACCCTGCAACCCGACGACTGGGTTCGCCTACAAGCCATTGTGAAGGACCTCACCCGGCAACCCTACGAACGCACCGACGAATCATAA
- a CDS encoding two-component system response regulator, translating to MSQARPTILIADDDPVTRLFVKNALEPAGMVVVEATGGKEALSKFEAEPADLVILDIMMPEVDGYLTCSRIRSLPRGKRIPILILTGLDDVNSIAQAYQHGATDFITKPVNATILCHHVRYMLRTNNVLHALIRSESRLELAQRIARIGNWDWNPKTNRFAMSNELCRLVGVRPQDFTGTFEGFLNLVHPDDRPLVTGALQKLVAQQTPCDIDHRIVLPNGTDFIIHLQAEAVREEEVDEVTVIGTAQDITERKQAERAIHQLAYYDSLTGLANRVLFKDRLSNAISYAARHDQHLATLFIDLDRFKIINDTLGHTVGDLLLTRVAERLSESVRQSDSVSRHADHEPVHALARLGGDEFTILLTALPQPEDAGRVARRILESLAHPFIIEGHEIFISASIGISIYPSDGSTVEALLKNADTAMYHAKEQGRNNCQFYSSGLNAAAAERLDLENELRRALEREEFVVFYQPKLNIHSRTILGAEALVRWKHPKRGLVPPGVFLNAAIDTGLIRSMDEWVLREACRQVKAWETAGLPAISISANVSNSLFHGRTLPATVADALRDSGLNPSQLELELTESIAMRDVEASVTMLEGLRTMGVRLSIDDFGTGYSSLSYLQRFPLSRLKIDQSFVRDLLTNENNVKITRAIIAMAHSLNLSVLAEGVETEGQLARLREEGCDEVQGYLFSRPVCAEDFEKLLRGDADARTAA from the coding sequence ATGAGTCAAGCCCGTCCGACCATTCTCATCGCCGATGATGACCCTGTGACACGGTTGTTCGTGAAGAACGCGCTGGAGCCGGCCGGCATGGTGGTCGTGGAAGCCACCGGCGGCAAGGAGGCGTTGAGCAAGTTTGAGGCGGAACCGGCTGATCTCGTGATTCTCGACATCATGATGCCGGAGGTCGACGGGTACCTGACCTGTTCCAGGATTCGTTCGTTGCCGCGCGGCAAGCGTATCCCCATTTTGATCCTCACCGGCTTGGACGATGTGAATTCCATTGCCCAGGCCTATCAGCACGGCGCCACCGACTTCATCACGAAGCCGGTGAATGCCACGATCCTGTGCCATCACGTCCGCTACATGCTCCGCACCAACAATGTTCTGCATGCATTGATCCGGAGCGAATCCCGGCTGGAGCTCGCGCAGCGCATCGCCCGCATCGGCAACTGGGATTGGAACCCCAAGACGAATCGCTTCGCCATGTCGAACGAACTCTGTCGATTGGTCGGCGTGCGCCCGCAGGATTTCACCGGAACCTTTGAGGGTTTTTTGAATCTCGTGCATCCGGACGACCGCCCGTTGGTGACGGGCGCGCTGCAAAAGCTGGTCGCCCAGCAGACCCCCTGCGACATTGATCACCGGATCGTGCTGCCGAACGGCACCGACTTCATTATCCATCTGCAGGCCGAGGCCGTGCGGGAAGAGGAAGTGGATGAGGTCACGGTCATCGGCACGGCTCAGGACATCACCGAACGGAAGCAGGCCGAACGTGCCATCCATCAACTGGCGTACTACGACAGTTTGACGGGCTTGGCCAATCGCGTGTTGTTCAAGGACCGATTGTCGAATGCGATCTCCTACGCCGCGAGACACGATCAGCACCTGGCAACGCTCTTCATCGACTTGGACCGCTTTAAAATCATCAACGACACGCTTGGCCACACGGTGGGCGATCTACTCCTCACGCGCGTCGCGGAACGGTTGAGCGAGTCCGTTCGGCAGAGTGACTCCGTCAGTCGGCATGCCGACCATGAGCCGGTCCATGCGCTGGCGCGACTCGGGGGCGACGAGTTCACGATTCTCCTAACGGCCCTGCCGCAACCGGAAGACGCGGGCCGGGTCGCCCGGCGCATTCTGGAATCCTTGGCCCATCCCTTCATTATCGAGGGGCATGAAATTTTTATTTCGGCCAGCATCGGCATTTCGATCTATCCGTCGGACGGGTCCACGGTCGAAGCGCTGCTCAAGAACGCCGACACCGCGATGTACCACGCGAAGGAACAGGGTCGGAACAACTGCCAGTTCTATTCATCCGGACTCAACGCCGCCGCGGCCGAACGGCTCGACCTGGAAAACGAACTCCGCCGCGCGTTGGAGCGGGAAGAGTTCGTGGTCTTTTACCAGCCGAAACTGAACATCCACTCGCGCACGATTTTGGGCGCCGAAGCGTTGGTGCGCTGGAAACATCCCAAACGCGGCCTGGTCCCGCCCGGCGTGTTCTTGAACGCCGCGATCGACACCGGCTTGATTCGTTCCATGGATGAATGGGTGCTGCGTGAAGCCTGTCGCCAGGTGAAGGCCTGGGAGACGGCAGGACTTCCTGCGATCTCGATCTCGGCCAACGTCTCCAACTCCTTGTTTCACGGGCGCACACTGCCTGCGACCGTGGCCGATGCGCTGCGGGATTCCGGGCTGAATCCGTCGCAACTCGAACTCGAGCTCACGGAGTCGATCGCCATGCGGGACGTCGAAGCCTCGGTGACCATGCTGGAAGGCCTGCGAACGATGGGCGTCCGCCTCTCGATCGACGACTTCGGCACCGGCTACTCGTCGCTCAGTTATCTCCAACGGTTCCCGCTGAGCCGCCTGAAAATCGATCAATCCTTCGTCCGGGACCTCTTGACGAACGAAAACAACGTGAAGATCACGCGGGCCATCATCGCGATGGCGCACAGTTTGAACCTCTCGGTGCTGGCGGAAGGCGTGGAGACGGAAGGGCAGTTGGCACGGTTACGAGAAGAAGGGTGCGACGAGGTGCAGGGATACCTGTTCAGCCGCCCTGTCTGCGCGGAAGATTTCGAGAAACTGCTCAGGGGCGATGCCGATGCCCGTACAGCAGCGTGA
- a CDS encoding HDOD domain-containing protein, with protein sequence MSGELPQATTPVPTDPLEQLLIERIRKGAIELPLLPQVASRILAMVYDPDAEAAKLAALIHQDQALAAHVIRIANSPAYMTRNPVVSLQHAVSMLGMNLMSELAFSASIKGSAFKVPGWDDEVKGLWHYSLASGAYAKEIARMRRFNVESAYLCGLLHGIGRPVVLQTLVALSKEQGTTLSKELVHQLLDGYYIQVGLLVADEWGLPPPVVESIGFHSDYNYAKTAKQECMTTCLAGRMAKHFLDPEALDEATLREHVVFADLNLYPKDVDALLAHKDKIRAVVEAMPL encoded by the coding sequence ATGAGCGGTGAACTTCCTCAAGCAACAACCCCCGTTCCTACCGATCCGTTGGAACAACTCCTGATTGAACGTATCCGCAAGGGCGCCATTGAATTGCCGCTCCTGCCGCAGGTCGCTTCACGGATTCTGGCGATGGTCTACGATCCCGATGCAGAGGCGGCCAAACTCGCCGCCTTGATTCACCAGGACCAGGCCTTGGCCGCCCATGTGATCAGAATCGCCAATTCTCCGGCCTATATGACCCGCAATCCGGTCGTCTCGCTTCAACATGCGGTGTCCATGCTGGGCATGAACCTGATGTCCGAGCTGGCCTTCTCCGCGTCCATCAAAGGCAGCGCCTTCAAAGTGCCGGGATGGGACGATGAAGTCAAGGGGCTCTGGCACTATTCGCTCGCCAGCGGCGCCTACGCCAAGGAAATTGCGCGCATGCGGCGATTCAATGTGGAAAGCGCCTACCTGTGCGGCCTTCTGCATGGCATCGGTCGGCCCGTCGTGTTGCAAACCCTGGTCGCCCTGTCCAAGGAGCAAGGGACAACCCTCAGCAAAGAGTTGGTGCATCAATTGTTAGACGGCTATTATATCCAGGTTGGCCTCCTGGTCGCAGACGAATGGGGCTTGCCGCCGCCGGTTGTGGAGTCGATCGGGTTTCATTCGGACTACAATTATGCCAAAACCGCCAAGCAGGAATGTATGACCACCTGCCTCGCCGGTCGCATGGCCAAACATTTTCTCGATCCGGAAGCCCTGGATGAGGCGACCTTGCGTGAGCATGTGGTCTTCGCCGATCTCAATCTGTACCCTAAGGATGTTGATGCGCTGCTGGCTCACAAGGACAAGATCCGCGCCGTCGTGGAGGCGATGCCGTTATGA
- the sthA gene encoding Si-specific NAD(P)(+) transhydrogenase, with translation MMPSSAYDIVVVGSGPAGQKAAIQGAKAGKKVVLIEQEQGIGGNCVYRGTIPGKTLRETALQFERLKRSNEVFEGRLRLDLPMTVLLHRLDEVVKAHECYMADQLARNGVTYRHGRARLVSPHEVQLETIDGASQTLLAETIVLATGSRPCSIPEVPVDHEHVLDSDSILSMIYLPRSLTVLGGGPIACEYASTFALLGVEVTLIDRAKSPLPFMDSEIVSVFQRGLERQGGRFYLGQTVTEVAWDGVSSVVARLANGMVVKSEKMLVALGRQPNIEELNLEAAGLSLDEKGLLPVNDHGQTVVPHIYAAGDMLGRPPALASQAMEDGRRAVSQALGLPVGDSANQVPIGIYTIPEIASIGLDEEQAAARYRGPLVGRAPFTEIAKGQITGACDGLLKLVTDPSGERLLGVQIVGENATELIHLGQMALQDGANIDRFIDTIFGFPTFAEAYRVAALDILGQRRKRQELAKAA, from the coding sequence ATGATGCCGAGCAGCGCCTATGACATCGTGGTAGTCGGGAGCGGACCAGCCGGCCAAAAGGCCGCCATTCAGGGCGCCAAGGCCGGCAAGAAGGTCGTGCTGATCGAGCAGGAACAAGGCATCGGCGGTAATTGTGTCTATCGCGGTACCATTCCCGGCAAGACGCTCCGCGAGACCGCGCTACAGTTCGAGCGGCTAAAACGTTCGAACGAAGTGTTCGAGGGCCGGCTGCGGCTCGATCTCCCCATGACCGTCCTCCTACACCGGTTGGACGAAGTGGTCAAGGCCCACGAATGTTATATGGCCGATCAACTCGCCCGAAACGGCGTCACCTACCGGCATGGCCGTGCGCGGCTGGTGTCGCCCCATGAAGTGCAATTGGAAACGATCGACGGGGCCTCCCAGACCCTTCTCGCCGAGACCATCGTGTTGGCGACGGGATCCCGTCCCTGCTCGATTCCGGAAGTGCCGGTCGATCATGAGCACGTGTTGGACAGCGATTCCATTTTGTCGATGATCTACCTGCCTCGCTCGCTGACTGTGCTCGGCGGAGGGCCCATTGCCTGTGAGTATGCCTCGACGTTCGCGTTGCTCGGCGTGGAGGTGACGCTGATCGATCGGGCTAAAAGTCCCTTGCCGTTTATGGATTCGGAGATCGTCTCAGTCTTCCAGCGTGGACTGGAACGCCAGGGTGGACGGTTTTACCTCGGCCAGACCGTGACTGAGGTGGCCTGGGACGGTGTGTCGTCCGTTGTCGCGAGGTTGGCGAACGGCATGGTGGTCAAGAGTGAAAAGATGCTGGTGGCGCTGGGACGTCAACCGAATATCGAGGAGCTGAACCTTGAGGCGGCGGGCCTGTCGTTGGATGAGAAGGGGCTACTGCCGGTCAACGATCATGGGCAGACGGTGGTCCCGCACATCTATGCCGCGGGTGACATGTTGGGGCGCCCCCCGGCATTGGCGTCACAGGCGATGGAGGACGGCCGGCGCGCCGTCAGTCAGGCGCTCGGGCTACCCGTCGGAGATTCGGCCAACCAGGTCCCTATCGGGATCTACACTATTCCTGAAATCGCGTCCATCGGACTCGATGAGGAGCAAGCCGCGGCCCGCTATCGCGGGCCTCTCGTGGGTCGTGCCCCGTTTACGGAAATCGCCAAGGGGCAGATTACCGGTGCTTGCGACGGCCTGTTGAAACTCGTCACCGATCCTTCGGGCGAACGTCTCCTCGGCGTGCAAATCGTCGGTGAGAATGCCACCGAACTGATTCACCTGGGACAGATGGCCTTGCAGGACGGTGCGAATATCGATCGCTTCATCGATACCATTTTCGGCTTCCCCACGTTCGCCGAAGCCTATCGCGTTGCCGCCTTGGACATTCTGGGACAGCGCCGCAAACGACAGGAACTGGCCAAAGCCGCGTAA
- a CDS encoding CoB--CoM heterodisulfide reductase iron-sulfur subunit B family protein, whose product MPLKFALYPGCAAKGATPELYQSTMAIVGRLGIEVIELAASSCCGAGVIGEADPDLALALNARTFAQAERLGLDVMTICGTCQGVMSAANRRLKQEPATLERINKILAQDGITYGGSVQVKHLLWIAVRDLGITRVTDTVRSSFRDFRIAPFYGCYMLRPSWELGFDDPENPSSLEKIIRAVGGEPVAYAGRTKCCGFPIILEKEAIAVAMAGTNMKDARDHGADFMVTPCPLCHMSLDIYQERAGRAVKTALNLPILHLPQLLGLAMGIPAQDLGLSRHLISVDSIVTRLQSRHTEHST is encoded by the coding sequence ATGCCATTAAAATTTGCCCTCTATCCCGGGTGCGCCGCCAAGGGCGCCACTCCAGAACTGTATCAATCCACCATGGCCATCGTCGGTCGCCTGGGCATCGAGGTCATCGAGCTCGCCGCCTCCTCCTGTTGCGGAGCCGGGGTGATCGGGGAAGCCGACCCGGACCTTGCCCTCGCGCTGAATGCCCGCACCTTCGCCCAGGCCGAGCGCTTGGGGTTGGACGTGATGACTATCTGCGGCACATGTCAGGGGGTGATGAGCGCAGCCAATCGACGGTTAAAACAGGAACCGGCCACACTGGAACGAATCAATAAGATCCTGGCACAGGACGGTATCACCTACGGCGGCAGCGTCCAGGTCAAGCATCTCCTCTGGATCGCCGTGCGCGATCTCGGGATCACCCGGGTGACCGATACCGTCCGTTCGTCGTTTCGTGATTTTCGCATCGCTCCCTTTTACGGCTGCTACATGCTGCGCCCCTCCTGGGAACTGGGCTTCGACGATCCCGAGAACCCCAGCTCCTTGGAAAAGATCATTCGCGCCGTCGGGGGAGAACCGGTGGCCTATGCGGGGCGGACCAAATGTTGCGGGTTCCCCATCATCCTGGAGAAAGAGGCCATCGCCGTGGCCATGGCCGGTACCAATATGAAGGATGCCCGGGACCATGGAGCCGACTTCATGGTGACGCCCTGTCCCCTGTGCCACATGAGCCTCGACATTTACCAGGAACGCGCGGGGCGGGCGGTCAAGACGGCACTGAACCTCCCCATTCTCCATCTCCCGCAACTGCTCGGCCTGGCCATGGGCATTCCCGCACAGGACTTGGGACTGTCCAGACATTTGATCTCAGTCGATAGCATCGTGACTCGGTTACAGTCACGTCACACGGAACATTCAACCTGA
- a CDS encoding archease, translated as MSGTFRFLDDIAMADMAFEAEGDSLSALFDAATEALLHSLADPASVTPTWRRTLDLSEPDIETLLFEWLSRLVYLKDADGVVFHRASLTLAQEPGGSAWHLHADVTGAPVDPAKQELRSDVKGVTKHLYAVTQDGNRWTARVVLDV; from the coding sequence ATGTCGGGCACCTTTCGATTCCTCGACGACATCGCGATGGCCGACATGGCCTTCGAGGCCGAGGGCGACTCTCTCTCGGCGCTCTTCGACGCCGCAACCGAGGCGCTCCTGCACAGTCTGGCCGACCCGGCCAGCGTGACACCAACCTGGCGCCGCACCCTGGATTTGTCCGAGCCGGACATCGAAACCTTGCTCTTCGAATGGTTAAGCCGATTGGTGTATCTCAAAGATGCGGACGGCGTCGTATTTCACCGGGCCTCACTGACGTTGGCACAGGAGCCCGGGGGCTCAGCCTGGCATCTACATGCCGATGTCACCGGCGCGCCGGTCGATCCGGCCAAGCAGGAACTTCGGTCAGACGTCAAGGGCGTGACCAAACATCTCTACGCAGTCACACAAGACGGAAACAGGTGGACCGCCAGAGTCGTGTTGGATGTCTGA